The segment TTTTAGTAATGGTTGGTTGATTAGCTGTATTTGAATCAAAATCTTGCGAATTTGTGAATGGGTCATAATCCAATTCCAATGTGTCTAATATCTGCAATAACCTATCTGAACAATAGCTTGATTTTATACCTTTTAATTTTTTCTCGTCAACAGGGAATTTAGCTATTTGAGATAAATACTCTGTATAAAAATTATATAGTGTTGAACGAGCTTGTTCATCTTCATTATTTGATTGTGATAAAAGCACTTCTTCTGTTTCATTTGTTGCCATTGATTCTACAGTTTCGCTTTCGCTGTTATTGCAACTAAATAAAATACTTATTACAATTGCTAAACTTTTTAAATTAATTATTCGATTTCCCATCTCAATATTGCTGTTTGTGGGCGAATATACCTATTCTGTCAATCTAGTTATCCATAAATCTGAAAACAGAAATATAAATTTTTTATTTATCTCTATTTTCTGATTGAGTACAGTAACATCTTCTCTATTTAAGTAAGTGACATTTAATATTAGCTCATAACAGAAGTCTCTTATTTCACTAACATGACCGCGTATGATTAATTTTTTATAATTGATTAAATGCCTTCTTGATGTATCACAACCGAATCCTAAGGTATTGTAAATATAAACACCATCATTTCCTAACACAGAGTCTATAGGCATTATAATTTGAATAGAATCTCCTACTTTAATTCGAGCACAATTCACACTATCTACTCTTTTTGACAGCTCCTTACAAGGGTCAAGTCCACTATACAGTGATGATATCCTTTGTATTTCTTTGTCTATATTTAGTTTCCTTTTATTTAATTTTCTATGTAGAGCAAGTAGAATTATATAGGAATAATCATCTGGATGTGCTAGGCCTCTTTCTAGAAAATAC is part of the Chitinophagales bacterium genome and harbors:
- a CDS encoding DUF3828 domain-containing protein yields the protein MGNRIINLKSLAIVISILFSCNNSESETVESMATNETEEVLLSQSNNEDEQARSTLYNFYTEYLSQIAKFPVDEKKLKGIKSSYCSDRLLQILDTLELDYDPFTNSQDFDSNTANQPTITKKSDLSYMVSFANYNEYTITLFLIKEKDKYYIDSILDLY